One Desulfofundulus luciae genomic window, ACGGAACTGGTGGGCAACGCATATGAAGCATTCAGAGCACTGGGAATCCGGCCACCCCTAAAGGTAGCTGAAATCAAAAACGACGGTAACGGCACCTGCAAACAAAATGCTCGGACTTCCGATGATTACCATACACCCTCATTATTGTAAAATAAAGGTAAATGTATTGTACGTCTTTAATTATTGCCCCGGAGCCCTTGATTTTCGGGAGGTCTTGATTTAAAAGTTTTAAACTTCGGTCAAAGAGATCTCTGAAAAAGTCAGGCTTTCGAAGCTCTCCACGTAGCACTACAGCAGGAAAAGAGAACCTCCATGCAGAAATAGAAAATAAAACCACAAAAGATGGAGGTATCTTTAGTTGTTTAGGAAAAATGACGGTCAGCTAAACTTTTTCGACCAGGAAATCTTTTCAAAGATGATCCCCCAGGACCATCCCCTGGTGAAGATAAAGAACAACGTGGATCTTTCCTTTGTGAACCAGGAAGTTGCCTGTCACTACTCGCCGGATACAGGCCGCCCCTGCATTCCTCCCTCGGTGCTGTTTCGCATCCTGTTCTTAGAAATCTGGGCCAACTTATCCGATGTGCAGGTGTGCCGGGAGCTACAATATAACGTGCTTTACCGGTGGTTTTGCGACCTGGCCTGGAGTGACCCTGTGCCGGATCCCTCCACACTGGTGGTTTTCCGCCGGCGGCTTGGCGAAGAAGGTTTCCGCCGGCTTTTTGACCGGCTGGTGGAAGACCTCCAGGCAAAAGGGTTTATCAAGGACAAATTGGTGCTGGTGGACGGCACGAAGCTGGTTGCCCATGCAGCGGCCAAGAACACCCTTACGCTGGTGCGGGAGGGCAGAGCACGGCTGCTTAAAACTCTGGCCCAAAAGTCCCCGGAGGAGGCGAAAAAGCTTTCCCGTTATGCCGAACCCCTGCCTGACCGGGAGTATTCTTCCCAGGCTGAGCTCCTGGCGACAGAAAAGGAAGTGGGCCGGGAGCTGGTAGCCGCCCTCAAGCAGCACAAAGAGGAACCTGCACTGAAAGAAGAGCTGGCCCTTTAGGAGAGGGTGCTAAACGGTGAAGGAGTGG contains:
- a CDS encoding transposase, producing MFRKNDGQLNFFDQEIFSKMIPQDHPLVKIKNNVDLSFVNQEVACHYSPDTGRPCIPPSVLFRILFLEIWANLSDVQVCRELQYNVLYRWFCDLAWSDPVPDPSTLVVFRRRLGEEGFRRLFDRLVEDLQAKGFIKDKLVLVDGTKLVAHAAAKNTLTLVREGRARLLKTLAQKSPEEAKKLSRYAEPLPDREYSSQAELLATEKEVGRELVAALKQHKEEPALKEELAL